DNA from Mobula hypostoma chromosome 4, sMobHyp1.1, whole genome shotgun sequence:
CGAGCCGGCATCTGCAGGAGAGCATCAGGTCACAGTGGGAACATAATTAGACCattgggcccatcaagtctgctctgccattccatcatggccgatttattacccCCTCCGaaccccattctcccatcttCTTGCCATACCCTTAAACACCCTAATCACGAACCTATaatgtctgctttaaatacacctaatgacttggcctcaacagccatctgtggcaatgaattccagattcaccactctccagctaaagaaattcctcatatgTGTTCTAAATTAATgtcccctcaattctgaggctgtgccctctgatcctagactcccccactacagggaacatcctctccacatccactccatctaggagtcactttcaaggacttttcaactCATGCTTTCAatatttcttttctttatttttgtatttgcagttcgtcatcttttacacattggttgtttgaccatCCTGTTgtatgcggtctttcattgattctattatatttctgaCTATTGACTGCCATTGCCTGCAACCAGACAGTGGTGACAAAGTACAACGCTGTGCAAATGCCCAGGGCACAGGCAAAAAAAagtctgtaaagtgaagatgctttcaagagTGATGAAATGTTTCTAAACATCAAAATAATTACTACAGAGCAGTAAACagttaaaaactaaatcaaatcaatatttggtgtaactaccctttgcctttaaaacggCATCAATTCTCTTAGCTACACTGccctgtgattttaaaaaaaaaattggcagcaggttgttccaagcatcctaGAGAACTTGTCAcacttcttctgcagactttggcagtctcacttgcttctgcccctccaggtaatcccagacagcctcgatgatgagatcagggctctgtggaggcatCACCCTGTTGTAGGACTCCTTGATCTCTTCGCTGAAGATAGTTCATTACAATCTTGGCCACGTGTTCGGGGTCATTGTCCTGATGCAGAATGAAATTGGGACTCAGACTTTTCTTATGGTATTGAGTGATGGAGAGGAATCAGCTTCTAGTTTTCAGCATTAAGGATTCTGTTACTtctaactccatttgcagaaacgAATCCCAAAGATGCAGGGAACCTCTGTTAGTTCCATACACTCATCCATGTAGCACTTGCCAGGTTCAatggacaaactgcctcctgtttgagccaaaattTTAAAATGTTGACTCATCAGTCTGGAGCTCCTGCTGCCTTTGTTCAGCACTGCATTCCTTGTTTTGTGCAcaggtgagtctcttggctttgtctCCACTTTGGAGCAACTCTTCCACGAAGACCacatcctgcctgtggccatcgaacgtgcagttcctcctgtggagggtcagacaccctgagccaatagactggtcctggacttattttccatctggcatagtttgaattttgatgtttgattgttggggttttttgtattgctatacttacactctattcttggtacggctgtaacgaaaccaaatttccctcgggattaataaagtatatctatctatctataagacTTCTCTGGACTGTAATGGGGTGTACTTGAGTTCAAGTGGTtcctgtgagttcagagctgacaGCAGTGCTGGACTACTTTCAAATTGAAAGGTGTAAGAATTATTGATTTGAAAGAAGGTTACACTCACATCTGCCACATcttcaccttttagtttggttgtcatTTGCCCAGTTTGATCTCTTCTACACCAGTTTGTTTCAGTTAATTTATCtgaaaagtggtctattactttccttaacaaaatacaaaaatttctttaacatttaatttttttggaaAGTGAATGTTTAGAAACCTAAAATTTGctttttctactgacacactaatgcagaagacaaaaataaatacgTCAAGgaaaaatgattaaaaaaaaaatctagggtgcccaggacttgtgcacagtactgtaactttgacctttgaacggaaatggacatccctctagtcTATAACCGCCActtatccatccctcccccctccccgtctATTCCCCACAAATCCCTCTACTTTTTCCAACACCCccgacctcttcccccttctccattacCAGCCATCCCACTGCCCCTCGCGACCCTGCTCACCCGAGCTGGAGTCTGAAAGCTCAGACTGTGTCTCTGCCAGCTCCTCACCGGGGGGCCGGCCAACCTCCACCTGCTGCGAAGACGGCGACTGACAGGAGGTGCACTTCCCAGAGGACAATCGCTTGCGGTCTGGCGAGGAGGCGTCCGGTGACCTTGGTCAGAAATGGAGTGGAGTGAGATGGGGTGGGGaaagagagatgaagaggatAGAGATGAAGGAAACAGTTTTGTAGGGGACTTGGGCGAAGACCACTCACTCTGCcagaacttgcctctgacattccaCCCACCCCTGctttcctgcaatcaccttaaaaattatgcccccttggattagccctggagtTCTAGGGAAAACTTTAATccctggagagaaggagaaacgggggagatttgctagaggtaggcagaattatgaggggtacagagagtaaatgcaagcaggctttttccactgaggttgggtgggactacaatcagtgGTCTTGGGccaagggtgaaaggggaacacAAAGAgggatttcttcactcagaggctggtaaAGTGTGGATCACGCTCAAGCGAAGGACAcagggtcgatttcaacatttacagaaatttggacaggtacacagatggAGGGCTCAGGTCAATGTGACTAGGCAGATAAACAGTTTAACAagcactagatgggccaaagggtgttGAGCGAAGGAGGGCGCAAAGTGACCCGATAGAGATACAcaaaatagagtggacagcccgagacttcttccccagggctaatacaagggggcatcatttttttttaaataagggtgattggaggaaagcagggGTGGGTGGACTGTCAGAGGCAGGTTCTAGCAGAGTGAGTGGTCGGTGCACAGAACCCCCTGCGGGTGGAGgtagagcatttaagaaactcagataggcacaaggatgacaGAAATGGATGGgcgtgtaggagagaagggttagtttgatcactgagtaggttaaaagatcagcacaacattgtgggccaaaaggtctgtactGTTCTGCTCTGAGGGACAGTTTTTGCCagccacacccccacacccatcACCTGGCTCACGCTGGGCTCTGACCACTCTTACCTGCCCACGATGCTGTTCAGTCGCGAGGCCTGTGCATCGGTGTCCACGTCCATTCTCTCGGGCGTCATGCTCACCAGCCCCTCCGTCTCGTGAGACCCCTGGAAAGGAGCAGCACAGTCTGAGAAGGGTGGGGCAGCCCCGTTCTGCGCCTCCAGGCTGCCGCCGGACCCCCCCTTCGAGTCTTGGTTGAGGGAGTTGAGGACAATGAATTTGTACTTTTTCCAGTTGCAGGCCCTGGCGTCAATAACACTCTTGGCGGGCGGGGAGTTGGTGCAGAGCGGCCGGGAGGCGTTCTTACTGCTGCAGGACTCGGTGGGCGAGTTAGGGTGACAGTCAGACTTGAGGGGGCTGCGTGGTCCCAACAGGCTGCCCTTGTGGTTGATGGGTAGGTTGCTGGGCTCCATCTGACCTCTGCCCTCCTCCTTGAGTACGCGGGGCTCACCCGTCCTCCAGGACTGGGCCAAAGCCGAGTAGCCAAGGGGGCTGACTCGCCCAGCCTGCGCCACCGACTGCGGGCTATAACGCGACTCGGCTTTGAGCCCAGCCTCCCGTGGGGTGAAGGCCGCCGTACTCGATGGTATGTCAGCGGTAGGTCGACTGCCAAATTTCACGCAGCCCTgctgggccgagatccttctcaTCTCCGGCATCTCACACCAGGCCAGGCGGCAGTCCCGGAACTCACGGAGAGGGTAGGTGCTCGCAGAGTAACTGTGGACAGGCAGCTGGCGGTACAGGTGGTAGGGGTGATGGGATGGAGTCAGTACGTTGTACACGGCAGAGTCTGAACCCCTCCCATCTGGCACAGAGAGATCTGGCAGGACTTTCTCCGAGGAATCAGACTTGTGGAAGGTTACAAGCTCCTGAGGTAGTGTGGGGTTTCCTGGCAGGTAGGCCTGGCACGATGGGCTCAGTGTCGTGCAGACGTCCTcactgggaataaaggaggcagAGTTAGCAACTGATGCCAGGAAAAGACCACAAAtaccaaagggccagtttctgtgccgTATTTTTTCCATAATTATGACTATTCAACCATGCACCTGTATACTGAcagatgaaacaatgttcctccggaccaaggtacacaacagTATGTATAACTCAAACATTCCTCAGAGCAAGCTGTACAACAGTACATGAGCCCACAAGCACACAGAATTACCACAAATAGGGTGCTTTTaccacacaagttaaaaagtagacTGTTCCAAACTACTGGTGCTTCATTCATGATGAGACTggctggtggcagggagttcagtggtCTCACAgtttgggggaagaagctgcttcccgtattaacagtccttgtcctaatgctacagtacctccctGCCTGATTGTTGGAGGTCaaggagattgttggacagatgggggggatcattgacaatgctaaaggTCCTGCGTATGCAGCCTTCCTGATAAACATCTCtactgggtggaagagagaccccagtgatcctctcagcatcctttaTCGGGACTTGCATTAACACTAAGTCCGAGATACGAGAGACAGCAGTTGCTGGGAATCTGGAATAGACAGTGAGGCAGGGGAACCAGGCAGCTGGACGGTACCGCATCCAGGGGGTGGGTGCAAGGTGTTGGAAgagaagagttgatgtttcagggtgAGACCTTCACTAGGACCTTGAAAGATCAATTGTTCACAGACCCGCAGGTCTCTCCTCTCACTGTCTGCACCAGCTCTGACACAGGAAGCCAGCTAGGGAGCTGATGGATGGATAAGGTTCCAGGCAACCCtcttctcagcaggtcaggcatgtcGAAAAACTGCTGCACTGATAGGATTAATCCTCGTGTGTGCACGCCAAGTCTCCAGGTAAGCTGTCACAAGGGGCAAGGCGGCTGTGGGACAGCGAGGCAGCAACCCCGCCCAGTTCTGGAACCCACAGATGTTGCATGCGAGCCGcctacatgatacacaagcctgggcagtacgatatggagagtcagctgttgcccatgcagcaggctccccctctccacacgcTGATAAATCCAATGGAATAGCAGAGACTGAcccagtttggcaccagcggtgtcaCAGGAGATCCCAGTCAATTAACTtcactgcctcagggactccagttcccgatttttccctcggggtttactcccgaagccttccccatgagtgggtatagccgcaaggcagcagaggtttgagatcggagatttccctctcctagatgagctgccgattacggctgatgagccccatctgcccggagcaactggttttaaagcaacagtaacctgcctttgctccttctccagtCAGAAGAAACAGTTCTACCAGGCTTCAAAGctggtcaggagctggacttttgtcagaggcttttttttttgagatacacagtactgggagcatttaataggtagcggAAGCTTAACCCCACCCACAACAGTCTTAAGGAACCAGACCCCGTGCTCACAGCTGTGTCAAACACCACAGCACGGAGAGAGAGTAGCATTAGGACCCAGCAAGTTCCTACAGCCCTAGGCCCAGGGCCTTCCCCAGTGAAGTCACTATGTCACCACCTCTCTACACAAGATATTCCACCCATCCATTGCcaacaattaaattaaaaataactaAACCCAGACCACACTCACTCACGATTCAACCACACTTTATGCTCAAAGGGGAACAGCAGGGCCTCAGTCACCCACACTATTCTGAAACCAGAAGAACATTGCAACTTTATACAGAGTTGGCTTATCGGTGATGGATATTGACTGTCTGGTAAATTGTGCATGTTTGAATCACCACTCACGATGGAGATGTTAAAAATCAATAGAAGCGACAAGCTGACAActgaatattttgaagttagtaaataAAATTGTCCCTCAGTTGTTGTATCTCTCATACCCTTCCATTGTTCCCATCTCATCTGTCTCCAGCTCTCCCTACAGTGTAAAAGGAAACAATGTTCTTACAAACTACCACAATCATTCTTACCCTTCTCAGCTGCAATGAGCAAGTGGTCTCACTTGACTACAACAGCCACAGGCTAGTCTTGTCAGGACATTCTTTAACCTGTGCCATACTGCAGCTTCCACACCCCCTCTGCTCTGGTCTCCCTCACTCCCTGCAGCCCTACCCACTCCCTCTGTAGCTTCCTCCCATTCCACTAGCCCCCGCAGACCCACCCTAAGAGCAGGGAGTTCACCTGAGATCACCAGCCAGAcgcctcacctggactgcagatACCTGCGACAGGTATCAGCCACATGGTCCATCTGTAGGTACAGGGCTGTGTTCATCACAGCCACGATTGTGCCTTCTCGCAGCGACAGCCGGGACGTGTACATGAAGTCCAGCAGGATGCCGAATCCCTCTGGGTCCACGTCCGGGTCCAATGTCACTCTGTCTAGGTTCAACTTGACCTGGTCCGTGAAGATCATGTAGAACAGGCCACTGTAAACACAACACATATGGCATCAGGCATGCAGGAGCTCCAGCTCACAACCTCACACACAAAGTCCTGCTCTCTCCCAACtgcaggaagttcacaagaatgctcTTGGGATTGAAAGGGTCAACATTGTTTTGCTAAGATAGCAATGCATTCAATCGTAGTGGCTTCTATGCAGTCAACCAAAGGTGctattgtcctttttaaacatCATTTTTACGATCTTAaggccctgctggacattaagaactgaaggtACTGCAGATCTACCTCATCAGCGAGTTGTTctttggcagaggaactgaaggagccAAACTTGGTGCGGTTCGAGCTACTGACTGTGTCTGAGGGGCTTCCGAGGAGTTGATGCAGGAAGGAACTGTGCAGGCCTACAGCAGTGATTCTCTCGGTCGCTTTTCTTGTGACCGCAAAACCCTGCTgggcattgttaatgtggaatgctgcaggtCTGAGTCGCTGGTTCACTGGTGGACAGctggggagctgtgtggccttgcTTGTAGTGAGGACCAGTCCTTAGGCCTCAGTGTCACCTGCtgacagccacccaggagagaggcatcgcAGTGAGGCCTCAGTCTCACCTGCCGACAGCCACTCAGGAGAGAGGCATCGCAGTGAGGCCTCAGTCTCACCTGCcgacagccacccaggagagaggcatcgcAGTGAGGCCTCAGTCTCACCTGCCGACAGCCACTCAGGAGAGAGGCATCGGAGCTCGTGCACTCTGCCTGCAGTGGTGTGGATCAATGTCCATACTGGTTTTGGTGTTGGGGCCCCCCCACCTTCTGAGTTCAatcactgctgcaacattcacggACTCAGGGTGGGTTTTGGAGTACATTTTGTTTGTGACTATTTTACTGATAGTTTATAGTGATATTTTACATGTTTCTTATGCTGTTGGCACTGTTTTGTACCCAGGAGTAACACTTGTTTGACTGCATTCACGTATGGTAGAATGACAATTAAAGTTGAACGCGCATGCACgagagtttgatggttctgggcctgtactcgctggagtttaaagatagaaaccctacagcacaatacaggcccttttgcccacgaTGCtgcgccgaacatgtacttactttagaaattacctagggttacccatagccctctatttatccaagctctatgtacctatccaggagtctcttaaaagatccgcctccaccaccattacgacagctcattccacgcactcaccactctctgcgtaaaaaacttacacccgacatctcctctgtacctactcccaagcaccttaaacctgtgtcctcttgtggcaaccatttcagtcctgggaaaaagcctctgactatccacaccatcaatgcctctcatcttatacacctctatcaggtcacctctcatcctcagtcgccccaaggaaaaaggccaagttcactcaacctattctcataaagcatgctccccaatccaggcaacatccttgtaaatctcctctgctccctttctatagtttccacacctCTCCtgtatgaggtgaccagaactgagcacagtactccaagtagggtctgaccagggtcatataaagctgcaacattacctccctgctcccacagttgatgaaggacaatgcaccgtatgccttcttaaccacagagtcaacctgcacagcagctttgagcgtcctatggacttggaccccaagatccctctgatcctccacactgccaagagtcttaccattaatactatattctgccattatatttgacctaccaaaatgaacaactgtacacttatctgggctgaactccatctgccacttctcagcccagttttccatcctatcaatgcccctctaacctctgacagccctccacactatccacaacacctccaacctttgtgtcatcagcaaatttactaacctatccctccacttcctcatccaggtcatttataaaaatcacaaagagtaggggtccctgaggcctccactggtcaccgacctccatgcaaaagatgacctgtctacaaccactctttgccttccgtgggcaagccagttctggatccacaaagcaatgtccaaaAGAATGATGAGTGATcgcactgaaacctatcaaacattgaaaggtctagatagagtggatgtggagaggatgtttcctacagtgggggagtctaggactagagggcacagtctcagaatagacagacatccatttagaacaaacaTGAAGAGGTATTTCTCTAGCCAGAAGGTAagtcaatctgtggaatgcattatcataggtggctgtgaaggccaagtcattggatatatttatagcagagtttgataggttcttggttagtcagggcattaaaggttatgaggagaatggggtttggaAGGgtgataaatcagccacgatggaatggcagacctaACTGTCTGgggcaaatggcccaattctgcttccaTGTTTTACGGTCTACACAAGATCAGGGGCCATCCAGCTCCACTTCTCCCTGGGGACGGGTCCCAAAGGATCCCTGTGGATGGTCTGGAATCTCCTCTCCTTCCACTGGACAGTTTGGATTTGGTGCAGTTGTCTGAAGCCCGCTCTCAGGGCAgcacccctctccacccctcacaACCAGGAACAGTTCCACATtccacagaaagttgtaaactcagccagctccacacaAACCGTactagcatcaaggacatcttcaaaaaggtgatgcctcagaaaggcagcatctaccctgaaggaccctcaccacccaggacat
Protein-coding regions in this window:
- the LOC134345085 gene encoding B-cell lymphoma 6 protein-like, whose amino-acid sequence is MTSAADSCIQFTRHAGDVLFNLNRLRSRDILTDVTILVDRQKFQAHKTVLMACSGLFYMIFTDQVKLNLDRVTLDPDVDPEGFGILLDFMYTSRLSLREGTIVAVMNTALYLQMDHVADTCRRYLQSSEDVCTTLSPSCQAYLPGNPTLPQELVTFHKSDSSEKVLPDLSVPDGRGSDSAVYNVLTPSHHPYHLYRQLPVHSYSASTYPLREFRDCRLAWCEMPEMRRISAQQGCVKFGSRPTADIPSSTAAFTPREAGLKAESRYSPQSVAQAGRVSPLGYSALAQSWRTGEPRVLKEEGRGQMEPSNLPINHKGSLLGPRSPLKSDCHPNSPTESCSSKNASRPLCTNSPPAKSVIDARACNWKKYKFIVLNSLNQDSKGGSGGSLEAQNGAAPPFSDCAAPFQGSHETEGLVSMTPERMDVDTDAQASRLNSIVGRSPDASSPDRKRLSSGKCTSCQSPSSQQVEVGRPPGEELAETQSELSDSSSDAGSFPCCECDSRFPEDAALKRHLLQSHSDKPYRCDRCQAAFRFKGNLASHRTVHTGEKPYRCNICGAQFNRPANLKTHTRIHSGEKPYKCETCGARFVQVAHLRAHVLIHTGEKPYPCEICGTRFRHLQTLKSHLRIHTGEKPYHCEKCNLHFRHKSQLRLHLRQKHGAITNTKMQYQVPPECQSDPCRAR